The Candidatus Omnitrophota bacterium DNA window GTTATTCAAAAGAAGTATTATCTTTTCGGGTATCGTTCCCAAAAAATCATTGTATGATGCCACAATACGGTTGACCTTTGCAACCACAACATTAACTGAAGGAAAGTTCTCTTTTATAAAAGCGACGCTATTGTCGCTGCTCTTATTGTCAAGGACCGTAACTTTAACATTATGAGATGAGTTCCCCGCTTCTTTCACGACAAGCGGTAGATACTCCTTCAATATATCTACGCCGTTATAATTCAATATTACTATATGAGCATCCATCTCTAATACCTTAGTCCTTTACCGCTGCTTTTGAATAAGTGCTCCGTACTATATAGGTAAGCGAAAATGCGACGGCTATGACAAGTAGCAATAACAGGCCAAAGACCTGCATATTATATTCGGACCTTATACCAAGCACCTTTAAAAACCAAAAATCAAAATTATTATAACCAGACATACTACCTCTCACAGGAGAGATAAGTCTATAGTCGGGATTATATACAAACGGAATGTCTAACCCCTTTGTAATAAATATTATACGGGTAATAACCATCTTCCATCCTCCCAGGATGGGTGAAAGATCCGGAATAAAATTTACCATGTATTCCGGGATGCCAAGCTTTTCTTTGACAAAGAAATAAAATTTTGACTGATTTATAAGCATGCACGGAAGCATGATGAAAAAACCGGCAATAGACAAAACCCACGCCGCTGATTTTGCGGTTAAATTTTTATTATTTTCCAGAAAATCGCCTATCAAGAATATCAGAAATGCGACAGACGGCAAGAGATAGCGCGGCCCCCAGGCAAAGAGGGACCCGCGCCTGAAAGACATGGCAAAAAATATAAGGCTGGATATGAAGATAAGCAGAAAAAGGACCGCCTCTTTTTTTCTTTTCCCGGAAATTCCTGCCAAGCCTATAAAAGACAGGATAATGGGAAGATTAAAGATAAAAAATCCTTTTCCCGTGCTTATCAGATAATAATATAAGCCCTTTAGCACATGTGGCGCTTCCGCCACGCGCCCGGTGACCGCGAGCGCTTCCCTACTCCCGAATTTTAATAATTTTCCGTAAATAACATAATTATATGCTGTTATCAAAACAAGGAATACGGCTAAAACCGTTAACAATACAGAGGCATCCTTAAGAATCTCCGCCTTGGCCCGCGCTCCGCTGAATATCAGGCAACACGCATAAATAGTAAAGGCCGGCAGGAAAATTATTGCGGTTGACTTTGTAAAGACCGATAGCCCTATCGCAGTTCCTGCTAATAATAGATATTTTATTTCAGCGGAATTTTTGTACTTCAAGATAAAATAAAAAGCGAAAAGCATGAATAATATCATGACCGGCTCCTCAAACCCGGTCCTCGAATATGCGGGGGCCATTGTTGCCAGACCGTAGATGAAGGCCAGGATAATAGAAATACGCCTTGAAAAAAAAAGATTTGTGGAAATAATAAATATCAGCAGACAATTTATTGCCGATACAAGAGGGTTGGAAAAAGAAACAAAGAACATTGTTATGAAATCATGCGGGATGTTTTTAAAAAAATGCGCGGTTATATGACCTGTGTAAAAAAATACCGAAAGGATAACAGGCACGGCCAGACCTCCTCTGGAGCTGTATGTATTTCCGCCACTTCCCTCAATGCCCGACTTTTTCATATAGCCAAACCCATCTATATCGGTAGGGCTGTCATTAAATGCCAGGCTATGATTTAGCACGATGCTTTTTGCGGTAAGGTAATCCTCATAACCGTCTCCGCCGTAATGACCGATTGAAAATAAACAATACAAAGACATAAAGAATACCGCTATGGCTATGGCGCACATTCTTTGATTATTCATGCGAAAGAGCTCCTTTTTTCTTATCAAAACCGTGCCTCAATAAGATAAAACTGAATACAGGCCCCAATATGAACGTCAATGTCATCGTTATTATTCTGTCGGTAAGAGTCGCGAGCGCGCCGGATGCGAATGAGACATCGGTCAATGTAGAGACAGCTCCTACCGCAGCTTCTTTGATCCCGTAGGCGCCCGGGACTATGCTCATGAAATGCGTTATGATATTAAATGGAGCTATAAGCACGCAGGAAGTGAATGTAACGGGCAAAGAAAATATCCTGAATAGCACAAAATAACGCGCCGCCATAGACAATATTATCAGGAGATCCCAGAAAGAAAGGATCGTGATTGTCCTGGCGTCTTTACGAAGCACTTCCCATCCTTCAAAAAATTCATTTATCTTTACAAAGAGGCCCTTCTCGGGGAGTTTAATCCTCGGCATTAAAAAAAGCACCAGAGACCCTGCGATCATGCCAAAAAATAGCACTAGAAAAATTATTTTATCTATGCGGTGCGGCAGACCGGAGCATAAACTGAAAGCGAAACCAACCAATCCCGAAGCAAGGATCGTGATCAATCCTGTTGTGATCAATATACCCATGTATTTATTATAATCCAGATCATACTTGTTTTTTAAATACAGGCCGCAGGCCGCAGTGCCGCTTTTTGGGGCGAGATAATTATAGAAATTATTTACGCATGACATGCCGAACCATTCCTTAAATAAAAGCCTTATATTGAACGACTCCAGTATCTTCTTGGTCTTAAGCCCAAGGCATACTTTATTAGCAATATTAAGCAGCACCAGCAAAACAAGGAAATACGGCTTTATTGAGACCGCCTCTTTGATCTGATTAAAGTTCTTCTTTATATAAAAGGCAAACGCTGCCGTTATAATAATAATCAGCACTAGTTGTGCTATGTTTTTTTTAGACATATTTTCCGATGGCCTTTTCCAAATAATTTTTTACCACACCTTTGATATTGTCCATACTGCCTTCGGCTATCCTCACATTAGGCACTGCCCTGTACATATCGTCATACAGAACGCTCTTGACTATGAAGTATTCCTTATCGTATTCCCTTTTTCTGTCATAAGCCAGGGCCGGCTCCGACCTTAGAAAAAATACTATGTCCGGCTGTATTATACATTTCTTAAACATGACAAGGAAACCTTTTCTCATAATGCCCAAATACACGCCCTGCACGATATCGTCATAAAAATATCTGTCCGTAACTATGTTATGCTGTATATTATTTTTATATCTGTGATACTGCAAGTTAAAACACAAAAGATTGATGAACAGAACCATCTTTTTCATGCATTTCGAAATAAAAATAGATATACCGCCTTTTTTCTTTCTGAGATTTTCTTCCAGAGAGCGTTGTGCGTTTTTTGAAACTTTCCCGATAACCTTATGGAGTATCTTATGATAAAAGGAATCCCGTATAATATGCGAATATTCTGCCGTAATATTTCTTTTTCTTAAATAATCCAAGACAAATTCAGCAGCTGTAGTTTTGCCTGAACCATCGATCCCCGAAAAAGCTATTATCACTTTATCTCCACCCTTTAAGGTCCGCTAACGGCCGTAGCCTGGCCACCGGCTCTGCTATATTATTTTTTGAGATAACATCCAATATTTTATCTACATCCTTAAATGCCTTAGGCGCTTCTTCCGCGATATAACCATTGCCATAATCGTAAATCTTGACATTGTTTCCGCGCACTTCATCGATCACATTCTTTGCGTCAAAAATTTGCCTTGCCGCACCTCTATCCACCAGCCTTCCCGTGCCATGGCATGTCGAATAATAGGAGCCGGCGCATCCTTTTGTGGCAGCGCATAAAAAGGAATGCCGCCCCAAAGAACTGGGTAAAAGGACCGGCTGCCCTGTCTTCGAAAAAACAGGATGGCCGCTGAAATAGCGCGGCGGATATGCCCTGCAGGCGCCGTTCCTGTGCACATAATATTCCTCTCCGTCTATCCGTTCTTTCTGTAATGCATCGTGGTTACCGTCATACAGGATATTCAGGCAACCGCCGTCCTTGCCAAACGTCTTTTGCAGTGCGCGCTGTATGACAGAGGCCATATACGCCCTGTTCGCGTAACCAAAATTAATAGCGCAATAAGTACTTATAAGGTACGAACGCCCTTCTTCGTTATTTGCGTCTATCCCTTCGAATATAAAATTCTTTTTTTTGTTCCACTTATCCACCTTCCAGTATACAGTTGATTTGATCCTGTTTAAATTTTTATTAACTGACCTCAAGAAATCCCTGAGAATATATGATGACCCGAACATGCTGTAATAAAGCTTTTTATATATCTGCTGTGCGCCGAAAAGCTTTTTTGCTTTCTGAGAATAGAAATCGAAGATCGACTGTCCAAAATCTCTTGAATCGCTGTGTATCATGAAGCAAACCTGGCTCTTTTTAATGCCGAAAAGGCCGGCTACATCTTTATTGATTATATCGTCGATTACCTGAAGTTCTATAAAGTGATTGCCATAACCCAGGACCCCTATGCTGAAAAGGCCTATGTTCTGACACGCCTTCGGCACATAGGACATTATTTCAGTTATATCCGTTTTATCATTCTTAAAAAGAGACCCGTTGTTCTCAAAATTCATCAGGTCCGACGGATCAATGCCATGTTTTTCTACGGCCCAGCCCGCGCCTTCTTTTATGATATGCTTAAGATCGTCATGCGAAATTATAGGAGCATTTCTCATGGAGACCGAGATGTTCTTCTGCAAATATCCGAATATAGAATCCAGCGCGTTTTCGTTTATATCACCTGACGAAAATTCCGTCTTAATAAAAGACATTGCGCAGTTCGCGTTCACGAACTTCGGAAATATCCTGTCCTTTGAAAGAACGACTACGCCCGTAGGCGTATGGTAGGAATATTTGAAATGAACATCCGGCAGGGCCACTATCGGCCTGACAACGCCCTCGGTCCCGGCCATCTTCTCAAGTATAGTAGACGTATTTTCGTCTATACCGTAATCCGGGTGTGTAAATATCCTGACATTGCTGCTCATCGTTAAATCATCCCCCGATCTCAGAGTATATCTTATCGTACTCGGCCGCCATTGCGTCCATTGTAAAACATCTCTTAACACCATCCTGAGATTTATTTGCGACATCCGAGTAAAACTTTGCGTCCTTAAGACATCTTATCAGGTTTTCAGCATATGCATCCGCGCCATCTCCGCTTATTTTAATGCCGATGCCGTGCCTTTCAAGCTCGTCCAACGGCGCGATATTGCCGTATATTACAGGCTTGCCTAATACGGCTAATTCGAGTAAAACAAGCGGTATCTCTAAAATTCCTACCATCGGGCGCCTTACAGGCATGATGCCTGCCGCGCAACTATTAAAAAGCGCGGGCATATCCTCAACAGTATCCAGCAACGTAAAGTTTTCTACGCCATTATTTTTCAGCAATACGGCAAACTCTTTCTTTAGCTTCGCGTCTTCTTTCGTCCTCACGCGGCATGCCATCACGAATTCGGCATTTCGTATTTTTTTCGTAACCAGTAAAGCTATTTTCAGTAGCTCAGAAAATGAGTAGGAGTCATTTAATATCTTATATGTGCCCGGATATATTACGCGTGGTAAAGGCGCGTGTTTTAAATCGGAACCGCGCGGCGCGCCAAACCGCTGCGTCTCGACTCCCGGATAGACCCTGATTACATTTTTCACGCCGAGTGCGGTAAGTTTTTCTTTAGCGTAATCGGAGTGCACCACTACACGGTCGGCAAAGAATAAAGACGATATCGGCACGTTAGCGTTCTTATTAAATAAAGTATGTATCGAAGTTAATATCTGCACCGATTTCTTTCCATTCTTTTTTACGAATCTACTGTAAAAGCCGGAAAAATACGGCTGCGGAGTGATAAAAAATTGGAACACGTCTATTTTTTTAGCGATTAAGACTGTTATAAATAGCACATAAAGCTTCTGCAGAATCGACATGCTGTGCCTGCCCGGCTTCTGGAAAAGCGAAGGAATAAATGCTATGTTTGTTTCCGGAGCAAATTTATTTCCAAGCGATGACACAAAATAAAATAAATGCTTTTTTATGCGCTGCGCAATACCCATGACAATATTTTTCGCGCCATCATTGTAAGGCGGACTGATAGGGGCCATTGTTATCGTAAATATCTTCACTTTTTCCGCGCCTTTGGACTGATAAATACGTCCTTTAATCTTGATGCGATACCTGATTCGACTATCACCTTTTGAAATATTTCCGTGTAGTAAAGCCGCGCAAGGATCTTGCTGATAAAAACCGGCAGCCCTATGCCACTGAATATGTTTTCCATCTCAGCTGAAAATTTAAGTTTTGTTTTCAGGGTATGTTTTTTCGCTTTTTTATTAAATTCATTATATAATTTTTTTCTTAAGCCGGCTGACATTTCAGGGGTCTCAAACACAGGGTTATTGACCCAGTGCGAAGAATGATTAAGATATGTTTCTTCTTTCTCTCTGAAATATTTGTTCTGTTTGACCCATTCATAAAGCTCGGTTCCGGGAAACGGTATGGGGTTATAAAATCTTATATCAAATACCGGATATTTAACGGCCAATTGCAAAGATTCATAGGCGTCTTTTTCGGTCTCATGAGGCAGGCCCAATATAAAAAACAAAGTGACCATATAACCAAGGCCACATGCGTCGCTTATGGCCTTTTCCACGTCTGAAAGCTTTTCGCCCTTCTTAATAATGCTCAGCATCTTTTCGCTGCCGCTCTCTACGCCAAAAGCCAGGTAATTAAAACCCGCTTCCTTCATTGCGATAAGAGTTTGTTTGTCTATTGTATCTGCTCTTATCCCATTTCTGCAGCTTAGTATGAGCCCGGAGAGTTTTCTTTTTTTGATATCAGCGCATATATCCAATACCCTCTGTTTCTGAAAAGAAAAGTTGTCATCCACTATGTTGAATATCCTCATACCGTCTTTTTTATACCAGTACTCAATTTCGTCGACGACCGAAGACGGCGACCTTGTCCTTAACTTTCTCCCTATCGTGACCTTAACCGGACAAAATATGCAGCTATAAGGGCAACCTCTGCTTGTCAAAAGCGGTATGAAGCGTGGGTACTTATCCTTTTCTAAATATTCGTACTTTGGGAAGCCTATGTTATCAAGATCGATCTTGAAATCCCTGTCTCCGGAATACAGAACCTTGCCGCCTTCCCTGTAAAGCAACCCCTTTATCTCTTCCGGATTTTTCATACCGCTGCATAGTTCCAATATAGTATCTTCGCCTTCAAGCGCAACGCCATAATCTATTGAAATGCATTCTTCAAGGGTCCGCGCCCTAAAAGTGGATATGTGCGGCCCGCCTGCCACTATCTTTATATTTTTAAAGCTATCTTTTATAAAATCGGCAAGCGCATAATGATCCCTATATTTGAAGCTCATCATACTTATGCCGATAAGGTCCGGATTGAACGAGCTTATGGACTCAAGAAGATCCCTATTGCTATAACCAAGGGACATGTCAAAGACCTTATGCGCTATTTTTCCTTTCTTTAACGATTCGGAAATATAGCCCAGGCCTGCCGGCAGCCCCACATATTCATAATGCGACTGCTTATAGTTCGGCCGTATCAGCAATACTCTTTTATAAGCATTTAAAGGCTTCATCGCTTCTCCATGAGCTGTGCATACTGAGCAAGATAGTCGCCCGCTATCCTGTCCCAGCTGAAATTATACATGACATATTCTCTGGATTTTTTTGCCAGGTCCAGCCTTAAATCCGGCCTGGAAAGCAATGAACTCACGGTTTCGGCAAAAGCATTGTAATCGCCTTCCTTTATAAGAATCCCGTTTTTATTGTTATGCAGGGCTTCCGCGATACCATCCACTTCATACGCTACAACAGGCAGAGCATTCATCCCGGCCTCAAGCACAACCAAACCAAAACCTTCAGCGTCATCCTTTACCTTAATATTAGGCATTACAAAAACATCGCTTGCCGTAAATAATGCATTATAAAGACCGCTGTCATGTTCAACGTATCCCAGCCTGTGCGCCTTTCCGAAGAATCCCGACCTTCTAATGGCATTATCTATCTCGGGCGCCTGCGGACCATCGCCTGCCACCAAAAAAAGTATATCTTTGTTTTTTTCATTGATCCTCGGCATCCCCTCTTCAATAAACTCTTTTATGCCCTTTTTTGGCACGAGCCTGGAAACAGAAAGAATAATCTTTTTATCTGTTAACATAATCCCAAAATGCGCCGCTATTGCCCTACGGGCAATATCTTTGTCCAAACAGTTATTAATACGGCCCTTTATATCAATGCCATTGGGTATGACCGCAAGCTTATTCTCCGGAATGCCCCGCGCGGCCAGCCTTTCTTTTATATAATTGCTTACACAAATTATCCTATCGAGCTTTTTTGCCGGACACAATACTAAAAGATCGTACAAAATACCCGCATACGCCGAATCCCTTCCGTGCGATACAGACAGAACGGGCTTATTGAATAATATCTTGAGTAAAAATCCGAGAGGAGAAAGCACCAGGTCGCCTAGCTGAATAACATCCACCTTATTTGTAATTACCAATAAAACCGATACCATAAAGGCGTATGCCATAAAAAGCGGTAGAAAGAGCTGCGAGTGCCCCCATGCTATCAAATACACCTTATTACCTGCGGCAATACTGTCATAAAATTGCCTGCTTTGGGTCTGCATCCCGCCTATGCTGGGTGGAAATTTACGCGTTATATATAAAATGTTCATTTAAGGCTTAGACTGCTCCTTTCTCTGCCTATACAGGATCTCTTCCGATAGTTTCCTGTTAGCGGCAATAATATCAGCCAGAAGACCTGTAAATATCAGCTGAGCTCCTATTATGGTCAGGATCAGCGCCAGGATAAGAGATTGCACGTGCCCGCCCCTCTTTACTCCGAAAAAGAAGAAATACAGGTATCTGCCACCTAATATGGCTGCACCGCCTAAGAATAACGACCCTATCTTAACAAAGAACTTCATCGGCTCATACATAAGATATATGCGCAATATCGTTGCAATGGACCTCAGAATATATGAGGCGGTATTTTTAATCAATCGCGATTCCCGCAGCTTTGGGTTTGCTTTTATATCTATATGCGCCACAGGGATTTCCTTCCTCCCCGCCTGAATCACCGTTTCCAAAGTATAGGTGTAAGTAGAAAATACATTTAACCGCAATGCAGCTTCTCTCGTATAAGCCCTGAATCCGCTTGTCACATCGGGGATAGCGGTATTCGAGAACTTCCTGACCACCCAGCTTCCGAGCTGCTGCAAGACTTTTTTCAGCAACGAAAAATGCTGTATCGCGAACATGTCCCTGCAGCCTATGGTAATCTCTGCCTTGCCGTTTAATATAGGCCCTATAAGCCGCGGAATATCCTCGCCCTTGTACTGATTATCG harbors:
- a CDS encoding lysylphosphatidylglycerol synthase transmembrane domain-containing protein; the protein is MSKKNIAQLVLIIIITAAFAFYIKKNFNQIKEAVSIKPYFLVLLVLLNIANKVCLGLKTKKILESFNIRLLFKEWFGMSCVNNFYNYLAPKSGTAACGLYLKNKYDLDYNKYMGILITTGLITILASGLVGFAFSLCSGLPHRIDKIIFLVLFFGMIAGSLVLFLMPRIKLPEKGLFVKINEFFEGWEVLRKDARTITILSFWDLLIILSMAARYFVLFRIFSLPVTFTSCVLIAPFNIITHFMSIVPGAYGIKEAAVGAVSTLTDVSFASGALATLTDRIITMTLTFILGPVFSFILLRHGFDKKKGALSHE
- a CDS encoding glycosyltransferase family 39 protein gives rise to the protein MNNQRMCAIAIAVFFMSLYCLFSIGHYGGDGYEDYLTAKSIVLNHSLAFNDSPTDIDGFGYMKKSGIEGSGGNTYSSRGGLAVPVILSVFFYTGHITAHFFKNIPHDFITMFFVSFSNPLVSAINCLLIFIISTNLFFSRRISIILAFIYGLATMAPAYSRTGFEEPVMILFMLFAFYFILKYKNSAEIKYLLLAGTAIGLSVFTKSTAIIFLPAFTIYACCLIFSGARAKAEILKDASVLLTVLAVFLVLITAYNYVIYGKLLKFGSREALAVTGRVAEAPHVLKGLYYYLISTGKGFFIFNLPIILSFIGLAGISGKRKKEAVLFLLIFISSLIFFAMSFRRGSLFAWGPRYLLPSVAFLIFLIGDFLENNKNLTAKSAAWVLSIAGFFIMLPCMLINQSKFYFFVKEKLGIPEYMVNFIPDLSPILGGWKMVITRIIFITKGLDIPFVYNPDYRLISPVRGSMSGYNNFDFWFLKVLGIRSEYNMQVFGLLLLLVIAVAFSLTYIVRSTYSKAAVKD
- a CDS encoding radical SAM protein; protein product: MKPLNAYKRVLLIRPNYKQSHYEYVGLPAGLGYISESLKKGKIAHKVFDMSLGYSNRDLLESISSFNPDLIGISMMSFKYRDHYALADFIKDSFKNIKIVAGGPHISTFRARTLEECISIDYGVALEGEDTILELCSGMKNPEEIKGLLYREGGKVLYSGDRDFKIDLDNIGFPKYEYLEKDKYPRFIPLLTSRGCPYSCIFCPVKVTIGRKLRTRSPSSVVDEIEYWYKKDGMRIFNIVDDNFSFQKQRVLDICADIKKRKLSGLILSCRNGIRADTIDKQTLIAMKEAGFNYLAFGVESGSEKMLSIIKKGEKLSDVEKAISDACGLGYMVTLFFILGLPHETEKDAYESLQLAVKYPVFDIRFYNPIPFPGTELYEWVKQNKYFREKEETYLNHSSHWVNNPVFETPEMSAGLRKKLYNEFNKKAKKHTLKTKLKFSAEMENIFSGIGLPVFISKILARLYYTEIFQKVIVESGIASRLKDVFISPKARKK
- a CDS encoding glycosyltransferase family 4 protein codes for the protein MKIFTITMAPISPPYNDGAKNIVMGIAQRIKKHLFYFVSSLGNKFAPETNIAFIPSLFQKPGRHSMSILQKLYVLFITVLIAKKIDVFQFFITPQPYFSGFYSRFVKKNGKKSVQILTSIHTLFNKNANVPISSLFFADRVVVHSDYAKEKLTALGVKNVIRVYPGVETQRFGAPRGSDLKHAPLPRVIYPGTYKILNDSYSFSELLKIALLVTKKIRNAEFVMACRVRTKEDAKLKKEFAVLLKNNGVENFTLLDTVEDMPALFNSCAAGIMPVRRPMVGILEIPLVLLELAVLGKPVIYGNIAPLDELERHGIGIKISGDGADAYAENLIRCLKDAKFYSDVANKSQDGVKRCFTMDAMAAEYDKIYSEIGG
- a CDS encoding glycosyltransferase family 4 protein, whose protein sequence is MNILYITRKFPPSIGGMQTQSRQFYDSIAAGNKVYLIAWGHSQLFLPLFMAYAFMVSVLLVITNKVDVIQLGDLVLSPLGFLLKILFNKPVLSVSHGRDSAYAGILYDLLVLCPAKKLDRIICVSNYIKERLAARGIPENKLAVIPNGIDIKGRINNCLDKDIARRAIAAHFGIMLTDKKIILSVSRLVPKKGIKEFIEEGMPRINEKNKDILFLVAGDGPQAPEIDNAIRRSGFFGKAHRLGYVEHDSGLYNALFTASDVFVMPNIKVKDDAEGFGLVVLEAGMNALPVVAYEVDGIAEALHNNKNGILIKEGDYNAFAETVSSLLSRPDLRLDLAKKSREYVMYNFSWDRIAGDYLAQYAQLMEKR
- a CDS encoding RtcB family protein, with the translated sequence MSSNVRIFTHPDYGIDENTSTILEKMAGTEGVVRPIVALPDVHFKYSYHTPTGVVVLSKDRIFPKFVNANCAMSFIKTEFSSGDINENALDSIFGYLQKNISVSMRNAPIISHDDLKHIIKEGAGWAVEKHGIDPSDLMNFENNGSLFKNDKTDITEIMSYVPKACQNIGLFSIGVLGYGNHFIELQVIDDIINKDVAGLFGIKKSQVCFMIHSDSRDFGQSIFDFYSQKAKKLFGAQQIYKKLYYSMFGSSYILRDFLRSVNKNLNRIKSTVYWKVDKWNKKKNFIFEGIDANNEEGRSYLISTYCAINFGYANRAYMASVIQRALQKTFGKDGGCLNILYDGNHDALQKERIDGEEYYVHRNGACRAYPPRYFSGHPVFSKTGQPVLLPSSLGRHSFLCAATKGCAGSYYSTCHGTGRLVDRGAARQIFDAKNVIDEVRGNNVKIYDYGNGYIAEEAPKAFKDVDKILDVISKNNIAEPVARLRPLADLKGWR
- a CDS encoding glycosyltransferase family 2 protein, whose translation is MKLVVQIPCYNEENTLPVVINSIPRRIKGIDDIKILVINDGSGDATVETAKKLGVDYIVDMPSHRGLAEAFRRGLEKSLALGADIIVNTDGDNQYKGEDIPRLIGPILNGKAEITIGCRDMFAIQHFSLLKKVLQQLGSWVVRKFSNTAIPDVTSGFRAYTREAALRLNVFSTYTYTLETVIQAGRKEIPVAHIDIKANPKLRESRLIKNTASYILRSIATILRIYLMYEPMKFFVKIGSLFLGGAAILGGRYLYFFFFGVKRGGHVQSLILALILTIIGAQLIFTGLLADIIAANRKLSEEILYRQRKEQSKP